In Arthrobacter sp. PAMC25284, a single genomic region encodes these proteins:
- a CDS encoding peroxidase family protein: protein MNVFAYSRVQGQGRVFAGPTRVVAAGTAMALLSFLGLTSSVVSANAAQAPVGAGFTVTAADLAFILKQIKISEAHVANTTSATGPCGALVGAGPNQIPSPLVSQGLRTVDGSCNNLQPGQENFGAADQTFPRLSTPVFQDAEFSSPAFGPPGPTSYKQKKGSVFDSEPRMISNLIVDQTSTNPAAVAAAGNPVRTQGNTGVVPCTTDPEPLAAEPVAGVPEGCVPSRQTLFIPNVTTDVGLSPPYNSLFTLFGQFFDHGVDQTVKGGGTVFVPLKSDDPLIAGPDGIRGNGDDLPAHLQFMVLTRGQNQPGPDGVLGDDPATAADESIDDIQNATNTDSPWVDQSQTYTSHASHQVFLREYINNADGKPVSTGKLLGGPAGPTAGGMATWEGVKLQAEIVLGLKLEDVDILDIPMMAADPYGKFIPGPARGLPQYVTSTGLVEGNKAAPVPVPANVLHFNTPFMTDIAHNANPGTVGPCTTGIGVTPRVPTGCLTPDADNVASADFASQPAGTYDDEMLNAHFAAGDGRVNENIGLTAIHQVFHSEHDRLVDDIKNTLTNDTSTSGTAALTEWHSAAGANGWNGERLFQAARFITEMEYQHLVFEEFARKIQPAINPFQPFAFVQTELNPAVTAEFAHAVYRFGHSMLTETISRRNEDRPGPDGRFGTSDDIGGSANDISLLEGFLNPPEYTNGGDAGALTSEEAAGSVIMGMSDQVGNELDEFVTDTLRNKLLGLPLDLATINMTRARSEGIPRLNVLRRDIFAATNDSQLKPYINWIDFGENLKHPESLINFVAAYGRHPSITGATTLAGKREAARLIVNPDVLNGDVAPGDAAAFMNSIDEWANSGTQSTTGLDNVDLWVGGLAERTNLFGGLLGSTFNYVFEKQLTDLQNGDRFYYLARTPGMNLRTQLEGNSFAELMMRNTNVHTLKADAFATADCKFELKNLAGTSAGFASFGNTVADDPQSDCNEKALLIRQPDGTIKYRARNTVDPAGINGQGVYNGTDGVDRIYGGVDNDTFWGGPGNDIIEGGDGSDVVLGGDGNDIITDLAGDDVLKGGPGNDAIEAGPGLDIIMGGDGNDFSNGGANSNVTFAGTGDDFVIAGQGEDAVFGDSGNDWIEGGDQPDLLQGDSGNLFFLDDSQRPGHDILIGQGGDDDYDMEGGDDIGVAGPGVEKVAGASGYDWEIGLGDPQPQDADLSLPLPPLGILQIGVRDRFNEVEALSGWDFNDTLRGDSLVPSAVGGGGFIGCDVLDQSGVDRISGLAAILPPLNTPLASVVANSASGDCPLLSGTNVWGDGNILLGGSGSDVIEGRGGNDVIDGDAYLSVRLSVRTNAADPSTEIGSASVTQPGQSAMTSRYLRDAAGVLIGKTLQEAVFAGTVDPGNIVAVREILMGSGGRDVAEFSDVRANYTVTTTGGDGTLGSPGSVTTVAHNGGGIDGTDTLRNIEFLKFSDTVVPNAPVIGTATAGNASATVNWTAPTVGAADSFSVKVLDVTTNPAGVQVGTLRTAPAGATSLAVTGLTNGSQYRFQVLATNALGDSPFSAVSNSVTPAEAVTPGAPTIGTATAGDASATLTWTAPGTDGGSAITGYSVRAFAGAVLAKTQAIAGNVGTVVITGLTNGTAYTFDVAAINAVGTGAFSARSAAVTPAVPDTVAPTVTARVPASGALAASRTANLTATLSEPVTGVTGTNFQLRLGTTLIPAVVSYNPLTRVATLNPNATLLTDRVYTATLSGVRDAAGNTMTPVTWSFTTGPSPIITATTPAAGATGVRRAANVTARFSEAITGFNVAGKVRVERVSTGAQFSSAVSFNAATRTLTINPNGPLLPNTQYRVTITGGTTGVRDLAGNPLTTRTWTFTTGARL, encoded by the coding sequence GGCGGCGGCCGGCAACCCGGTGAGGACCCAGGGAAACACCGGTGTCGTCCCGTGCACAACGGATCCGGAGCCCTTGGCCGCCGAGCCTGTGGCGGGAGTCCCCGAGGGCTGCGTTCCGTCCCGTCAAACGCTGTTTATCCCGAACGTGACAACCGATGTGGGTCTGTCCCCGCCATATAACTCGCTCTTCACCTTGTTCGGGCAGTTTTTCGACCACGGCGTCGACCAGACCGTCAAAGGCGGCGGCACCGTGTTCGTTCCGCTGAAATCCGACGATCCGCTCATAGCTGGTCCGGATGGTATCCGCGGCAACGGCGACGACCTGCCTGCGCACCTGCAGTTCATGGTGCTGACGCGGGGCCAGAACCAGCCGGGTCCGGACGGCGTCCTGGGAGACGATCCTGCGACGGCCGCCGATGAGAGCATCGACGATATCCAGAACGCGACTAATACGGACTCACCATGGGTAGACCAGAGCCAGACTTACACTTCCCATGCATCGCACCAGGTGTTCCTGCGTGAGTACATCAACAACGCCGACGGGAAGCCGGTCTCCACCGGGAAGCTGCTCGGCGGCCCGGCCGGGCCCACCGCAGGAGGCATGGCAACGTGGGAAGGCGTCAAACTGCAGGCCGAGATCGTCCTGGGCCTGAAGCTAGAAGACGTGGACATCCTGGACATCCCGATGATGGCCGCGGATCCGTACGGCAAGTTCATTCCGGGCCCGGCCCGCGGCCTGCCGCAGTACGTCACCTCGACCGGCCTGGTGGAAGGCAACAAGGCTGCCCCAGTGCCGGTTCCGGCCAATGTGTTGCACTTCAACACACCCTTCATGACGGATATTGCGCACAACGCGAACCCTGGCACGGTGGGGCCGTGCACTACCGGTATCGGTGTTACGCCTCGGGTCCCCACGGGTTGCCTGACACCCGATGCGGACAACGTTGCGTCGGCGGACTTCGCCAGCCAGCCCGCCGGAACCTACGACGACGAAATGTTGAACGCGCATTTCGCCGCGGGCGACGGCCGAGTTAACGAAAACATCGGCCTGACGGCGATCCACCAGGTCTTCCACTCTGAGCACGACCGCCTGGTCGACGACATCAAGAATACTCTCACCAACGACACGTCGACGTCCGGCACCGCTGCACTGACTGAATGGCATTCGGCCGCGGGCGCCAACGGCTGGAACGGGGAGCGGCTCTTCCAAGCCGCCCGGTTCATCACGGAAATGGAATACCAGCACCTGGTCTTCGAGGAGTTCGCCCGCAAGATCCAGCCCGCCATCAACCCCTTCCAGCCCTTTGCTTTTGTGCAGACCGAATTGAATCCGGCGGTCACGGCTGAATTTGCCCATGCCGTTTACCGCTTCGGCCACTCCATGCTGACTGAGACCATCTCGCGCAGGAATGAGGACCGTCCCGGACCGGACGGCAGGTTCGGTACATCAGACGACATCGGAGGCAGCGCGAACGACATCTCGCTCCTCGAAGGCTTCCTCAACCCGCCGGAATACACCAACGGCGGAGATGCAGGGGCTTTGACCTCGGAGGAAGCGGCCGGCAGTGTCATTATGGGAATGTCGGACCAGGTCGGCAATGAACTTGATGAGTTCGTGACCGATACTCTGCGGAACAAGCTCCTCGGGCTGCCTCTGGATCTTGCGACGATCAACATGACAAGGGCCCGCTCCGAAGGCATCCCGCGGTTGAATGTGCTGCGGCGGGACATCTTCGCCGCCACCAATGACAGCCAGCTGAAGCCCTACATCAACTGGATCGATTTCGGGGAGAATCTCAAGCACCCGGAGTCCCTGATCAACTTTGTGGCGGCGTACGGACGGCACCCGTCAATCACCGGGGCAACAACCCTGGCCGGGAAGCGGGAAGCCGCACGTCTGATTGTCAACCCGGATGTGCTCAACGGCGACGTCGCCCCGGGCGACGCTGCGGCATTCATGAACAGTATCGACGAATGGGCCAACAGCGGCACGCAATCCACCACGGGTCTGGATAATGTTGACCTGTGGGTCGGCGGCCTGGCCGAACGGACAAACCTCTTCGGCGGTCTGCTCGGCAGCACCTTCAACTACGTCTTCGAAAAGCAGTTGACGGATCTCCAGAACGGTGACCGGTTCTACTATCTTGCCCGCACGCCGGGAATGAACCTTCGAACGCAACTGGAAGGAAACTCCTTCGCCGAACTCATGATGCGCAACACGAACGTGCACACGCTGAAGGCCGACGCCTTCGCCACGGCGGATTGCAAGTTTGAACTCAAAAACCTGGCCGGAACGTCCGCGGGCTTTGCGTCTTTCGGTAACACCGTGGCGGATGATCCGCAGTCAGACTGCAACGAGAAAGCGCTGCTGATCCGCCAGCCCGACGGCACGATCAAGTACCGGGCACGCAACACCGTGGACCCGGCCGGGATCAACGGCCAGGGCGTTTACAACGGCACGGACGGCGTCGACCGGATTTACGGTGGCGTCGACAACGACACCTTCTGGGGTGGTCCAGGCAACGACATCATCGAGGGCGGCGACGGATCCGATGTCGTCCTGGGAGGGGATGGCAATGACATCATTACCGATCTGGCCGGTGACGACGTCCTGAAGGGCGGGCCAGGCAATGACGCGATCGAGGCAGGGCCCGGGCTGGACATCATCATGGGCGGTGACGGCAACGACTTTAGCAATGGCGGGGCCAACAGCAATGTGACGTTTGCCGGCACCGGTGATGACTTCGTGATCGCCGGACAAGGTGAAGATGCCGTCTTCGGCGACAGCGGCAACGACTGGATCGAGGGCGGAGACCAACCGGACCTATTGCAGGGAGACAGCGGTAACCTCTTCTTCCTGGATGACTCCCAGCGGCCCGGTCACGACATCCTTATCGGCCAGGGCGGGGACGACGACTACGACATGGAAGGCGGCGACGATATCGGTGTGGCCGGTCCCGGCGTCGAAAAGGTGGCCGGCGCTTCCGGCTACGACTGGGAGATCGGCCTGGGGGATCCGCAACCGCAGGATGCCGACCTGTCCCTGCCGCTCCCGCCGCTGGGAATCCTTCAGATCGGCGTGCGGGACAGGTTTAATGAGGTCGAAGCGCTCTCCGGCTGGGACTTCAACGACACTCTTCGCGGCGACAGCCTGGTACCCAGCGCCGTTGGCGGGGGCGGTTTCATCGGGTGTGACGTGCTGGATCAGTCGGGAGTGGACCGGATTTCCGGACTCGCCGCCATCCTGCCGCCATTGAACACGCCCTTGGCGTCTGTGGTCGCGAACTCGGCTTCGGGCGATTGCCCGCTGCTAAGCGGCACCAACGTCTGGGGCGACGGCAACATCCTGCTGGGCGGCTCCGGCAGCGACGTTATCGAAGGACGCGGTGGAAATGACGTCATCGACGGCGACGCTTACCTCAGCGTGCGGCTGAGTGTCCGGACCAACGCGGCCGACCCGTCCACCGAGATCGGCAGTGCGTCGGTGACCCAACCGGGGCAAAGCGCCATGACCAGCCGGTATCTGCGCGACGCAGCTGGCGTCCTGATAGGGAAAACTCTCCAGGAAGCGGTCTTCGCCGGCACCGTAGATCCCGGAAACATTGTGGCTGTCCGTGAGATCCTGATGGGCTCCGGTGGACGGGACGTCGCCGAGTTCTCAGATGTCCGGGCAAACTACACCGTCACTACGACCGGTGGGGACGGTACGCTCGGCTCACCGGGATCTGTCACGACAGTGGCACATAACGGTGGGGGCATCGATGGAACGGATACCCTCCGTAATATCGAATTTCTCAAGTTCTCCGACACCGTGGTTCCCAATGCCCCCGTCATTGGCACGGCGACCGCCGGCAACGCGTCGGCAACGGTCAACTGGACAGCCCCGACCGTCGGGGCGGCAGACTCCTTCTCGGTCAAGGTGCTGGACGTGACGACGAACCCGGCCGGTGTCCAGGTCGGAACGCTGCGAACCGCTCCGGCAGGGGCAACCAGCCTGGCGGTGACCGGTCTGACGAACGGTTCCCAGTACCGGTTCCAGGTGCTGGCAACCAACGCGCTGGGTGACAGCCCGTTCTCGGCAGTGTCCAACTCAGTGACTCCGGCCGAGGCCGTTACTCCCGGTGCTCCGACGATCGGGACCGCAACGGCCGGGGATGCTTCGGCTACCCTGACCTGGACGGCGCCCGGCACGGACGGCGGATCGGCGATCACGGGCTACAGCGTGCGCGCCTTCGCCGGCGCAGTTCTGGCGAAGACGCAGGCCATTGCCGGGAATGTGGGTACCGTCGTCATCACCGGCCTCACCAACGGGACTGCGTACACGTTCGATGTGGCCGCGATCAACGCAGTGGGCACCGGGGCCTTCTCGGCCCGCTCGGCGGCTGTTACTCCGGCAGTGCCGGACACGGTGGCCCCGACGGTCACGGCCAGGGTCCCCGCTTCGGGCGCCCTCGCGGCCAGCCGGACAGCAAACCTCACGGCGACGTTGAGCGAACCTGTGACCGGGGTGACGGGAACCAACTTCCAGCTGCGGCTGGGAACCACGTTGATCCCCGCCGTGGTGTCGTACAACCCGCTGACCCGGGTTGCGACGCTGAATCCGAACGCCACGCTGCTGACGGACCGTGTGTACACGGCCACTCTCTCGGGAGTCCGTGACGCAGCCGGGAACACTATGACCCCGGTGACCTGGTCCTTCACGACCGGGCCGTCGCCGATCATCACTGCAACGACGCCGGCTGCGGGAGCCACCGGGGTGCGGCGTGCGGCCAATGTGACCGCCAGGTTCAGTGAAGCCATCACTGGCTTCAACGTAGCCGGCAAGGTGAGGGTCGAAAGGGTATCCACCGGGGCGCAGTTCAGTTCCGCGGTGTCGTTCAACGCCGCCACGAGGACGTTGACGATCAACCCGAACGGTCCCCTGCTCCCGAACACCCAGTACCGGGTCACCATCACCGGTGGCACCACTGGCGTCCGGGATCTGGCGGGCAACCCGCTGACAACCCGGACCTGGACCTTCACCACAGGTGCGCGGCTGTAG
- a CDS encoding multicopper oxidase domain-containing protein — MTTRRDIFRMGAVGALGLAGLKKGDDATPSPTSSTTPSPTPTPTAPPLTSSQLATKNMPIPYAAVFRRPPELRPFDTGFDDGDPSRPYERYALTQQLGQAQFVPGLSTTVAGYNGIFPGPTIRATQGTRTEIRIRNGFPTLGPHPPRGV, encoded by the coding sequence ATGACCACACGACGAGACATCTTTAGGATGGGAGCCGTCGGCGCCCTCGGCCTGGCCGGCCTTAAAAAGGGAGACGACGCGACCCCGTCCCCGACTTCATCGACGACCCCGTCTCCGACTCCCACCCCCACAGCACCGCCGCTGACATCCAGTCAACTGGCGACGAAGAACATGCCCATTCCCTACGCCGCGGTCTTTCGCCGTCCGCCGGAACTGCGGCCCTTCGACACCGGGTTCGACGACGGCGACCCGTCGCGGCCGTATGAGCGCTATGCGTTGACCCAGCAGCTGGGCCAGGCGCAGTTCGTGCCCGGACTGTCCACCACCGTGGCCGGGTACAACGGTATTTTTCCAGGCCCGACCATCCGCGCCACGCAAGGAACCCGGACCGAGATCCGGATCCGCAACGGCTTCCCGACGTTGGGGCCTCATCCACCCAGAGGCGTTTAA
- a CDS encoding multicopper oxidase family protein yields the protein MPQYDGYANDFTAPGKIKNYHYPNWQAARTLWYHDHNHHVTAQNVYSGLAAFYPLSDEFDRAQLPQGEFDVPIMISDALFKADGSLGYNDNDHKGLWGDIILVNGVPWPTMKVKPRIYRFRVLNASISRSYRPTLSNGEPVHLVATDGGLVPKVQALKSWRHGSAERYEVLIDFRRYRAGQTVELRNLSNKNNIDFRNTGKIMRFEVVADSGPAAGSISSIPATLDDGGARHPARGGIATMDLTPDMAVAKRDLKLLRKNSQWTINGVTWDDVEKSGFTKLFSNPKPYDVEQWTIINASGGWFHPVHVHLADSKIIGRNTNGGKPFLWETGPKDVFYAGENESITVLMQFNTGEDAGGRYMVHCHNLVHEDHDMMVQFSVGDLRNNDPVTTDPPVLDMTPFGSFPPAYRPGFPAGT from the coding sequence TTGCCGCAATACGACGGCTACGCCAACGACTTCACCGCTCCCGGCAAGATCAAGAATTACCATTACCCGAACTGGCAGGCGGCCCGGACCCTCTGGTACCACGACCATAATCATCACGTCACCGCCCAAAATGTGTACTCCGGACTCGCCGCCTTCTATCCGTTGTCGGACGAGTTCGACCGGGCGCAGCTCCCGCAGGGAGAGTTCGATGTGCCCATCATGATCTCGGATGCCCTCTTTAAAGCGGACGGTTCCCTGGGTTACAACGACAACGACCACAAGGGATTGTGGGGCGACATCATCCTCGTCAACGGCGTGCCGTGGCCGACCATGAAGGTCAAGCCGAGGATCTACCGATTCCGGGTCCTCAATGCCTCAATTTCGCGTTCCTACCGCCCGACCCTTTCCAACGGGGAACCGGTGCACCTCGTGGCGACGGATGGCGGCCTGGTGCCAAAAGTCCAGGCGCTGAAATCGTGGCGGCACGGGTCTGCGGAGCGCTACGAAGTCTTGATTGATTTTCGCCGCTACCGGGCCGGGCAGACGGTCGAGTTGCGGAACCTGAGTAACAAGAACAACATCGACTTCCGCAATACCGGGAAGATCATGCGGTTCGAAGTGGTGGCCGACTCCGGTCCCGCGGCAGGGTCCATCTCCAGCATCCCGGCCACCTTGGATGACGGCGGGGCCCGCCATCCCGCCAGGGGCGGAATCGCCACGATGGACCTGACTCCGGACATGGCCGTCGCCAAGCGCGACCTGAAGCTCTTGAGGAAAAACAGTCAGTGGACCATCAACGGAGTGACGTGGGACGACGTCGAGAAGTCTGGTTTTACCAAACTGTTCAGCAATCCCAAGCCGTATGACGTGGAGCAGTGGACGATCATCAATGCCTCCGGCGGCTGGTTCCATCCCGTGCACGTTCACCTGGCGGACTCGAAGATCATTGGGCGCAACACGAATGGTGGGAAGCCCTTTCTCTGGGAAACTGGACCAAAAGACGTCTTCTATGCTGGCGAGAACGAGTCAATCACCGTGCTGATGCAGTTCAACACCGGTGAGGATGCCGGCGGCCGGTACATGGTGCACTGCCACAATCTGGTGCACGAGGACCATGACATGATGGTGCAATTCTCCGTCGGCGACCTGCGGAACAACGATCCCGTCACCACTGATCCTCCCGTCCTGGACATGACCCCTTTTGGATCCTTTCCACCGGCCTACCGGCCGGGTTTTCCCGCGGGGACGTGA
- a CDS encoding universal stress protein: protein MSKPIVVGINGSPGSEAALSWALDRAARRELPVLIMHATDDRWITRDAQNREVVREAGLALLQEAETSAREQSAGVAVETQLRHGSAAAALREASAGAAMVVVGVHNKHWLDGGPLTDRALQVVSASDCPVAVIPPGPRNGHTGVVVGVDGSEESLQAVILAAAEADRAGEELTVVHAFPSADRWVKDTMPDGRLTETVIEEDRIVLSESVAGLTNKYPDLVVHQELETYKEPAKALVDAAAKARLLVIGSRGRGGFSRLVLGSTAHAVLLNVPCPTIVTRLEKVKHNG from the coding sequence ATGAGCAAACCCATCGTCGTCGGTATCAATGGTTCGCCGGGAAGCGAAGCGGCCCTGTCGTGGGCCCTCGACCGCGCCGCCCGGCGGGAACTTCCGGTCCTGATCATGCACGCCACGGATGACCGGTGGATTACCCGGGACGCCCAGAACCGCGAAGTCGTCCGGGAAGCCGGCCTGGCCCTGCTGCAGGAGGCCGAGACCAGTGCACGAGAGCAGTCAGCCGGTGTTGCAGTCGAGACCCAGTTGCGCCATGGCAGTGCGGCGGCGGCGCTGCGCGAAGCTTCGGCCGGCGCCGCGATGGTGGTGGTTGGTGTGCATAACAAGCATTGGCTGGACGGCGGTCCGCTGACGGACCGGGCGCTGCAGGTTGTGTCGGCCTCGGACTGCCCGGTCGCCGTCATCCCGCCAGGGCCGAGGAATGGGCACACGGGTGTCGTCGTCGGCGTCGACGGCTCCGAAGAGTCCCTGCAGGCCGTAATTCTCGCGGCTGCCGAGGCCGACCGTGCCGGGGAGGAACTGACGGTCGTGCATGCCTTCCCGAGCGCGGACCGCTGGGTGAAGGACACGATGCCGGACGGCCGCCTTACCGAGACTGTCATTGAAGAGGACCGGATCGTTCTGTCCGAATCCGTCGCAGGCCTGACAAATAAGTATCCTGACCTGGTGGTGCATCAGGAGCTTGAAACGTACAAGGAGCCGGCCAAGGCCCTCGTGGACGCTGCCGCGAAGGCGCGGCTGCTGGTTATCGGAAGCCGCGGCCGCGGGGGGTTTTCCCGGCTGGTGCTGGGTTCCACGGCGCACGCCGTCCTTCTGAACGTGCCCTGCCCCACCATCGTGACCCGGCTGGAGAAGGTCAAGCACAACGGTTGA
- a CDS encoding glycine betaine ABC transporter substrate-binding protein, whose translation MKFPRTLLTAFSAAAMLALSGCAGGASTEASAGPDNGDKKDLTIAVFNGWDEGIAASELWKAVLEEKGYNVALEYAAPAPVYSGLSTGDYDVTLDTWLPVTHKSYIEKYGSDMEDLGAWNDEAKLTIAVNKDAPVDSLEELAANSGAFGGRLVGIEPGAGLTEATTNKVIPEYGLEDMDYLTSSTPAMLSELKAATAAGENIAVTLWRPHWAYDAFPLKDLKDPKGALGAAESIHSFASKSFTQDFPTLAGWLQNFAMDPEKLFSLENAMFNGAKADDYGPAVTQWISENRDYVDGLTQG comes from the coding sequence ATGAAATTTCCACGGACACTTTTGACCGCATTCAGCGCTGCAGCGATGCTCGCCCTGTCCGGTTGCGCCGGTGGCGCCTCCACCGAGGCGTCAGCGGGCCCGGACAACGGGGACAAGAAGGACCTCACGATTGCAGTGTTTAACGGCTGGGACGAGGGCATTGCGGCCTCGGAGCTGTGGAAGGCGGTGCTCGAGGAGAAGGGATATAACGTCGCACTCGAATACGCGGCCCCCGCACCGGTCTATTCCGGGCTGTCCACCGGAGACTACGACGTCACTCTGGACACCTGGCTGCCGGTGACCCATAAGAGCTACATCGAAAAATATGGTTCCGACATGGAAGACCTGGGAGCCTGGAATGACGAAGCGAAACTGACCATCGCCGTCAACAAGGACGCCCCGGTGGATTCCCTGGAGGAGCTCGCCGCGAACTCCGGCGCCTTCGGTGGCCGGCTGGTAGGCATCGAGCCGGGGGCCGGCCTGACCGAAGCGACCACCAACAAGGTGATCCCGGAATATGGCCTCGAGGACATGGACTACCTCACTTCATCAACACCTGCCATGCTCTCCGAACTCAAGGCTGCCACCGCCGCCGGGGAGAACATTGCCGTCACCCTCTGGCGCCCGCACTGGGCCTATGATGCCTTTCCGCTGAAGGACCTGAAGGATCCCAAGGGGGCTCTTGGCGCAGCGGAGAGCATCCACAGCTTCGCCAGCAAGTCCTTTACCCAGGACTTCCCCACCCTGGCCGGCTGGCTCCAAAATTTCGCGATGGACCCGGAGAAGCTCTTCTCGCTGGAAAACGCCATGTTCAACGGTGCCAAGGCAGATGACTACGGCCCTGCGGTCACCCAGTGGATTTCCGAGAACCGGGACTACGTCGACGGCCTTACCCAGGGTTAA
- a CDS encoding proline/glycine betaine ABC transporter permease, with the protein MMDSTLYRIPLGVWVDTALNWIILSFGGFFTALRQLFLASFEGVNWLLGTPPFWAVIVLLSGLAYAAKGWKLAAGSLLGFAVIYGVGQWENAMASLALVLVASAIAIAISVPLGILAARSAAASSAVKPVLDFMQTMPAFVYLIPALLLFRVGVVPGIVATIIFAMAPGVRFTELGIRGVDREVVEAGHAFGASPRRILTRIQLPLATPTIMAGINQVIMLSLSMVVIAGMVGAGGLGGDVVKSLSRIDAALGFEAGVSVVILAIFLDRITASLGRRSETTAH; encoded by the coding sequence ATGATGGATTCGACACTGTACAGAATCCCCCTCGGGGTCTGGGTAGACACCGCCCTGAATTGGATCATTTTGTCCTTTGGGGGTTTCTTCACGGCCCTGCGGCAGCTGTTCCTCGCAAGTTTTGAGGGCGTGAACTGGTTGCTGGGCACACCCCCGTTCTGGGCCGTCATCGTGCTGCTCTCCGGTCTGGCGTACGCGGCCAAGGGCTGGAAGCTAGCCGCCGGATCCCTGCTCGGCTTCGCCGTCATCTACGGGGTCGGGCAGTGGGAGAACGCCATGGCGTCGCTGGCACTGGTCCTGGTGGCAAGCGCCATCGCTATCGCCATCAGTGTTCCACTCGGCATTCTTGCCGCCAGGTCCGCGGCCGCTTCGTCGGCTGTGAAGCCGGTGCTGGACTTTATGCAGACCATGCCCGCCTTTGTGTACTTGATCCCGGCGCTTCTGCTCTTCCGGGTCGGAGTGGTTCCGGGCATCGTGGCCACGATCATCTTCGCGATGGCGCCCGGCGTGCGATTCACCGAACTCGGCATCCGCGGCGTGGACCGCGAAGTTGTTGAGGCCGGCCACGCTTTCGGGGCCAGCCCCCGGCGTATCCTCACCCGGATCCAGCTGCCGCTGGCCACACCGACGATCATGGCCGGCATAAATCAGGTCATCATGCTCTCACTGTCGATGGTGGTCATCGCCGGCATGGTGGGCGCCGGCGGCCTTGGCGGCGACGTCGTCAAAAGCCTGAGCCGCATCGATGCCGCCCTCGGCTTCGAAGCCGGAGTCTCGGTGGTCATTCTGGCCATCTTCCTGGACCGCATCACCGCAAGCCTCGGGCGCCGGTCGGAAACCACCGCCCACTGA
- a CDS encoding glycine betaine/L-proline ABC transporter ATP-binding protein → MSEEIAVSVNNVFKVFGKKPAEAVKRIKAGQSRTDVAALGTAAVVDASFDVKAGEIFVVMGLSGSGKSTLIRMLNGLVPASAGTVVIGGTDISSLSGKALRQVRQKKISMVFQHFALMPHRTIIENAAYGLEVQGVARKERLASAAKVLSLVGLAGWEDKYPAQLSGGMQQRVGLARALCAETDILLMDEAFSALDPLIRREMQEQLLGLQSDLGKTIIFITHDLNEAMFLGDRIAVMRDGEIVQVGTPDDILTQPANDYVAHFVQDVDRTRVLTAGSVMEPARAVVNLTGGPRNALRAMRDLQTSAAFVVDRRRKFHGIVRDRDVMTLVENRDPELSSVVRNRTDFVSPETALADLFGLAVESPIPLAVVDDDGKLVGAIPRVTLLAALGNVPSTTTGLPIVEATPAPIPEQIVTDTLESTAAEPAAHVGGGN, encoded by the coding sequence GTGAGCGAAGAAATTGCAGTAAGTGTGAACAACGTCTTTAAGGTTTTCGGCAAGAAACCAGCCGAGGCCGTCAAACGGATCAAGGCCGGACAGTCCCGCACCGACGTGGCAGCCCTCGGCACCGCCGCGGTCGTCGACGCATCTTTCGACGTCAAAGCAGGAGAGATTTTTGTGGTGATGGGGTTGTCCGGCTCCGGAAAATCCACCCTGATCCGGATGCTGAACGGACTAGTGCCTGCCTCTGCCGGAACCGTTGTGATCGGTGGGACCGACATTTCCTCGTTGTCCGGGAAGGCCTTGCGGCAGGTACGGCAAAAGAAGATTTCGATGGTTTTCCAGCATTTTGCCCTCATGCCGCACCGCACCATCATCGAGAACGCCGCTTACGGGCTGGAAGTCCAGGGCGTGGCAAGAAAGGAGCGGTTGGCCAGCGCCGCGAAGGTGCTGTCCCTCGTGGGCCTTGCCGGCTGGGAAGACAAGTACCCGGCCCAGCTCTCCGGCGGCATGCAGCAGCGCGTTGGGCTGGCCCGGGCGTTGTGCGCCGAAACGGACATCCTGCTAATGGACGAGGCCTTCTCAGCGCTCGATCCCCTGATCCGCCGGGAGATGCAGGAGCAGCTCCTGGGGCTCCAGTCCGACCTCGGCAAGACGATCATCTTCATTACCCATGACCTCAACGAGGCCATGTTCCTCGGCGACCGGATCGCCGTGATGCGCGACGGAGAGATCGTCCAGGTCGGCACCCCGGACGACATCCTGACGCAGCCAGCGAACGACTACGTCGCCCATTTCGTCCAGGACGTCGACCGGACCCGGGTGCTGACTGCCGGGTCCGTCATGGAACCGGCCCGCGCGGTCGTGAACCTCACCGGTGGACCGCGCAACGCGCTGCGTGCGATGCGGGACCTGCAGACGTCGGCGGCTTTCGTCGTCGACCGCCGCCGGAAGTTCCATGGAATCGTGAGGGACCGCGATGTTATGACACTTGTCGAAAACCGCGATCCGGAATTGTCCTCCGTGGTCCGCAACCGCACCGATTTCGTGTCTCCGGAGACCGCTCTCGCCGACCTGTTCGGCCTGGCGGTGGAGAGTCCGATCCCGCTGGCAGTTGTGGACGACGACGGCAAGCTGGTAGGTGCGATCCCGCGGGTCACGCTCCTGGCGGCCCTGGGCAACGTGCCCTCCACCACGACCGGTCTGCCGATCGTGGAGGCGACACCGGCTCCGATCCCCGAACAAATCGTCACCGACACCCTTGAATCGACCGCGGCAGAGCCCGCAGCACATGTGGGAGGCGGAAACTAA